One genomic segment of Actinoplanes ianthinogenes includes these proteins:
- a CDS encoding substrate-binding domain-containing protein, whose product MRVRCGPAEALLALGLLRHAATAVLRFPHAPAIVGFADIDVTATTAMPLTSIRQPRQEPGRTAAHLVLDEGTNPDHVHEQATFVPALLARASTPRLALPALSGLQIGP is encoded by the coding sequence GTGCGGGTCCGCTGCGGACCGGCCGAGGCCCTCTTGGCGCTGGGCCTGTTGCGGCACGCGGCGACCGCCGTGCTGCGGTTTCCGCACGCCCCGGCCATCGTCGGCTTCGCCGACATCGACGTCACGGCGACCACGGCCATGCCGCTGACCTCGATCCGCCAGCCACGGCAGGAGCCGGGCCGCACGGCGGCCCATCTGGTCCTGGACGAGGGCACCAACCCAGATCACGTGCACGAGCAGGCCACGTTCGTGCCAGCGCTGCTCGCTCGAGCCTCAACCCCACGGCTGGCGCTCCCGGCCCTATCCGGCCTCCAGATAGGGCCGTGA
- a CDS encoding glycosyltransferase has protein sequence MTTAPVFETDTPLPAVVLDLELSQPLPRVAPATADGRRVQQAWALVRLFTEPLGTILVDVPEYGLSPVDLAAAIDDELGDVVRPRIGGAAIPANGFTPATEPAFLASRRAVLAAAPDITVVICTRERPGALARCLDSLLAQQYPNFKILVVDNAPVTDTTAEVVRSAARRGPVGYLKEPKAGLSFARNAAVAACPGEIMAWIDDDELADPHWLAEVARALVEHPEADVVSGVIVPAELETRAQIWFEQFGGHSKGRGFTPDVFGPRHPQSPLYPLPPFGTGANMTFRPGVIERIGGWDTALGAGTPAMGSEDTLAFTQVLLAGGTIVYQPTAVTHHYHRRDFAGLEKQMVGYGTGLTAAYTSLLLGRPGLIWRLLRLAPTAYRDLTGSDSLRVSTLQDDFPRELLGANRKGMIAGPRAYLRGRRAARAKLRQHH, from the coding sequence GTGACCACCGCCCCCGTTTTCGAGACGGACACCCCGCTCCCCGCCGTCGTGCTGGACCTGGAGCTGTCCCAGCCGCTGCCGCGGGTCGCCCCGGCGACCGCCGACGGCCGCCGGGTGCAGCAGGCCTGGGCCCTGGTCCGGCTCTTCACCGAGCCGCTCGGCACCATCCTGGTCGACGTACCGGAGTACGGCCTGAGCCCGGTCGACCTGGCCGCCGCCATCGACGACGAGCTGGGCGACGTGGTGCGCCCCCGGATCGGCGGCGCCGCCATCCCGGCCAACGGCTTCACCCCGGCCACCGAGCCGGCGTTCCTGGCGAGCCGGCGCGCGGTGCTCGCCGCCGCCCCGGACATCACCGTGGTGATCTGCACCCGGGAGCGGCCCGGCGCGCTGGCCCGCTGCCTGGACAGCCTGCTCGCCCAGCAGTACCCGAACTTCAAGATCCTGGTGGTGGACAACGCCCCGGTCACCGACACCACCGCCGAGGTGGTCCGGTCGGCGGCCCGGCGCGGCCCGGTCGGGTACCTCAAGGAGCCCAAGGCCGGTCTCTCGTTCGCCCGCAACGCGGCCGTCGCCGCCTGCCCCGGCGAGATCATGGCCTGGATCGACGACGACGAGCTGGCCGACCCGCACTGGCTGGCCGAGGTGGCCCGGGCCCTGGTCGAGCACCCGGAGGCGGACGTGGTCTCCGGCGTGATCGTCCCCGCCGAGCTGGAGACCCGCGCGCAGATCTGGTTCGAGCAGTTCGGCGGGCACAGCAAGGGCCGCGGGTTCACCCCGGACGTGTTCGGGCCGCGGCACCCGCAGAGCCCGCTGTACCCGCTGCCGCCGTTCGGCACCGGGGCGAACATGACCTTCCGGCCCGGCGTGATCGAGCGGATCGGTGGCTGGGACACCGCGCTCGGCGCCGGCACCCCGGCCATGGGCTCCGAGGACACCCTGGCGTTCACCCAGGTGCTGCTGGCCGGCGGGACGATCGTCTACCAGCCGACCGCGGTCACCCACCACTACCACCGGCGCGACTTCGCGGGCCTGGAGAAGCAGATGGTGGGGTACGGCACCGGCTTGACCGCCGCGTACACCAGCCTGCTGCTGGGCCGGCCGGGGCTGATCTGGCGGCTGCTGAGGCTGGCGCCGACGGCGTACCGGGATCTGACCGGCTCGGACAGCCTGCGCGTCTCCACCTTGCAGGACGATTTTCCTCGCGAACTGCTCGGCGCCAACCGAAAGGGAATGATCGCCGGTCCCCGCGCCTACCTGCGGGGGCGGCGTGCCGCCCGGGCCAAGCTCCGCCAGCACCACTGA
- a CDS encoding glycosyltransferase family 2 protein has product MTHPTTIVIPTYTEKRWSYLQRTLESARAQTHRPDEIVVVVDHNPVMFARAKAELSGVTVLENAYPQGVSGNRNTGAEHAGTPLIAFLDDDIIADRHWLARQIEPFADPSVIGTGGAIVPAWAGPEPRWMPAEFLWAVGGSYAGMPTETAPIRNVWSANMIVRRETFAAAGGFRVGFGKLGDRNRPEDTDLCLRMSQIGGGRWMYVPSAVIQHEVPAERASFRFFVRRCYAEGRGKVQMAGLHENDALGAERSYLWSLPKAFLRHLTGAVRGQGVNQLLRAGGVVAGVAAAALGGVVETISSRRPVRRPAVKAAQ; this is encoded by the coding sequence GTGACCCACCCCACCACGATCGTCATCCCCACGTACACCGAGAAGCGCTGGTCGTACCTGCAGCGCACGCTCGAGTCGGCCCGGGCCCAGACGCACCGGCCGGACGAGATCGTCGTGGTCGTCGACCACAACCCGGTGATGTTCGCCCGGGCCAAGGCCGAGCTGTCCGGCGTGACCGTGCTGGAGAACGCCTATCCCCAGGGCGTCTCGGGCAACCGGAACACCGGCGCCGAGCACGCGGGGACCCCGCTGATCGCGTTCCTGGACGACGACATCATCGCCGACCGGCACTGGCTGGCCCGGCAGATCGAGCCGTTCGCGGACCCGTCGGTGATCGGCACCGGCGGCGCGATCGTCCCGGCCTGGGCCGGCCCCGAGCCGCGCTGGATGCCGGCCGAGTTCCTGTGGGCCGTGGGCGGGTCGTACGCCGGCATGCCCACCGAGACCGCCCCGATCCGCAACGTCTGGTCGGCCAACATGATCGTGCGCCGCGAGACGTTCGCCGCGGCCGGTGGCTTCCGGGTCGGCTTCGGCAAGCTCGGCGACCGCAACCGGCCCGAGGACACCGACCTCTGCCTGCGGATGAGCCAGATCGGCGGCGGCCGCTGGATGTACGTGCCGAGCGCCGTCATCCAGCACGAGGTCCCCGCCGAGCGGGCCTCCTTCCGGTTCTTCGTGCGCCGCTGCTACGCCGAGGGCCGGGGCAAGGTGCAGATGGCCGGCCTGCACGAGAACGACGCGCTCGGCGCCGAGCGCAGCTACCTGTGGTCGCTGCCCAAGGCGTTCCTGCGGCACCTCACCGGCGCCGTCCGCGGCCAGGGCGTGAACCAGCTGCTGCGGGCCGGCGGCGTGGTCGCCGGAGTGGCCGCCGCCGCGCTCGGCGGCGTCGTGGAAACCATCAGCTCGCGCCGGCCCGTCCGGCGCCCCGCAGTGAAGGCCGCCCAGTGA
- a CDS encoding glycosyltransferase family 2 protein → MELSHVHTNTDSNRPQSPTVSVVIPALNEERNLPHVFAKLPAMITEVILVDGGSKDRTVAVARELRPDVVVVQQTRTGKGNALACGFAACTGDIIVMIDADGSTDPGEIPLFVGKLTGGDQFVKGTRFNFGGHSHDITRLRKLGNDGLNLVVNVLFKTKFTDLCYGYNAFWRDVVPALDLPDVDLPRPADGSKLWGDGFEIETMINIRAVAEKLKVGEVGSTEHERIHGQSNLNTFRDGFRVLRTIFSEFGRARGRRKAGVELFATTLAKRAAARRAATADGPHTVDPRGHVNRARREDLGTRPTQDLNHLRAPGIDDLGTRPTRDLRSRQN, encoded by the coding sequence GCAATCACCGACCGTGAGCGTGGTGATCCCCGCGCTGAATGAGGAGCGGAATCTGCCGCACGTGTTCGCGAAGCTCCCGGCGATGATCACCGAGGTGATCCTGGTCGATGGCGGGTCGAAGGACCGGACCGTCGCGGTGGCCCGCGAGCTGCGCCCCGACGTGGTCGTGGTGCAGCAGACCCGCACCGGCAAGGGCAACGCCCTGGCCTGCGGTTTCGCGGCGTGCACGGGCGACATCATCGTGATGATCGATGCCGACGGCTCCACCGACCCGGGCGAGATCCCGCTGTTCGTGGGCAAGCTGACCGGCGGCGATCAGTTCGTGAAGGGCACCCGGTTCAACTTCGGCGGCCACAGCCACGACATCACCCGGCTGCGCAAGCTCGGCAACGACGGGCTCAACCTGGTGGTCAACGTCCTGTTCAAGACGAAGTTCACCGACCTCTGCTACGGCTACAACGCGTTCTGGCGCGACGTGGTCCCGGCCCTCGACCTGCCGGACGTCGACCTGCCCCGGCCGGCCGACGGCAGCAAGCTGTGGGGCGACGGCTTCGAGATCGAGACCATGATCAACATCCGTGCGGTGGCGGAGAAGCTGAAGGTCGGCGAGGTCGGCAGCACCGAGCACGAGCGGATCCACGGGCAGAGCAACCTGAACACCTTCCGGGACGGCTTCCGCGTGCTGCGGACCATCTTCAGCGAGTTCGGCCGCGCCCGGGGCCGCCGCAAGGCCGGCGTCGAGCTGTTCGCCACCACGCTGGCCAAGCGGGCCGCCGCGCGCCGCGCCGCGACCGCCGACGGCCCGCACACCGTGGACCCGCGCGGGCACGTCAACCGCGCCCGCCGCGAAGACCTCGGCACCCGCCCCACCCAGGACCTGAACCACCTGCGCGCCCCGGGCATCGACGACCTCGGCACCCGTCCCACCCGCGACCTGCGGTCGCGACAGAACTAG